The following proteins are encoded in a genomic region of Nonomuraea muscovyensis:
- a CDS encoding FmdB family zinc ribbon protein: MPRYDFRCRACGSTFEVSRPMSGSNDPAPCPEGHDDTVKLLSTVAMTGSAATPRQSGGGGGGCCGGGCCAT, from the coding sequence ATGCCGCGTTACGACTTTCGCTGCCGCGCCTGCGGCTCCACGTTCGAGGTGTCTCGTCCCATGTCGGGCTCGAACGATCCGGCGCCCTGCCCGGAGGGCCACGACGACACGGTCAAGCTCCTGTCGACCGTCGCCATGACGGGCTCCGCCGCCACACCCCGCCAGTCCGGCGGCGGTGGCGGTGGCTGCTGCGGCGGTGGCTGCTGCGCCACCTGA
- a CDS encoding helix-turn-helix transcriptional regulator: protein MATVVKPTTRPLTTAEIAALALSLAHLGSGPQAVTARRGLQHAFEHLELDDDVIATTLATLTDPLPVEIASRARLIADAITSRLMIRLHYCDAAGHVTIRDVEPVTCLVHREHWYLVGVCRMRRAIRAFRFDRVLAVEPTLTPCRPHLADRFLPFQRRKRAKAA from the coding sequence ATGGCTACAGTCGTGAAGCCCACCACCCGCCCGCTGACGACCGCCGAGATCGCCGCCCTCGCCCTCTCCCTCGCTCACCTGGGCTCGGGCCCCCAGGCCGTCACCGCCAGGCGCGGCCTGCAGCACGCGTTCGAGCACCTGGAGCTCGACGACGACGTCATCGCCACCACGCTCGCGACGCTCACCGACCCGCTTCCCGTGGAGATCGCCTCCCGGGCCCGGCTCATCGCCGACGCCATCACCAGCCGATTGATGATCCGGCTCCACTACTGCGACGCCGCCGGCCACGTCACGATCCGCGACGTGGAGCCGGTGACGTGCCTCGTCCACCGCGAACACTGGTATCTCGTGGGCGTCTGCCGGATGCGCCGGGCGATCAGGGCGTTCCGCTTCGACCGCGTCCTGGCCGTCGAGCCCACCCTGACTCCGTGCCGGCCGCACCTGGCCGACCGCTTCCTGCCCTTCCAGCGCCGCAAGCGCGCCAAGGCCGCCTGA
- a CDS encoding GNAT family N-acetyltransferase, translating to MPVEAAAPLAGALPGPVRDVVGRRERVEGRAGPGHARHRAPLPGGRARRPRGARPRAPRHGRRPRRAGRVARGVRRRGGTRRRRPPRGDQPAPGRPGTVRGEAAGAPASFAGLSPASGGACRIGPVYTPPAARGRGCGAAVTAYASQVAPAERRREVVLFTDPAYPTSDAVYRTIGFRPVGDHALVMFAG from the coding sequence ATGCCGGTCGAGGCGGCCGCGCCGCTCGCCGGGGCCCTGCCCGGCCCGGTCCGTGATGTCGTGGGCCGGCGTGAGCGGGTCGAGGGTCGTGCAGGACCTGGGCACGCCCGGCACCGTGCGCCTCTACCGGGTGGCCGGGCTCGCCGTCCCCGTGGTGCCCGGCCGAGGGCGCCTCGTCACGGCCGCCGACCACGCCGTGCTGGTCGAGTGGCACGCGGCGTTCGCCGCCGAGGTGGCACTCGACGACGGAGACCCCCACGAGGTGATCAACCGGCACCTGGCCGGCCGGGAACTGTTCGTGGGGAGGCGGCCGGCGCCCCGGCGTCGTTCGCGGGCCTGTCGCCCGCGTCCGGCGGGGCGTGCCGCATCGGCCCCGTCTACACGCCGCCGGCCGCCCGCGGACGCGGCTGCGGGGCGGCGGTCACGGCGTACGCGAGCCAGGTGGCGCCGGCGGAGCGCCGCCGCGAGGTCGTCCTCTTCACCGACCCGGCCTACCCGACGAGCGACGCCGTCTACCGGACTATCGGGTTCCGGCCGGTGGGTGACCACGCGCTGGTGATGTTCGCCGGCTGA